Proteins co-encoded in one SAR86 cluster bacterium genomic window:
- a CDS encoding TIGR03617 family F420-dependent LLM class oxidoreductase, translated as MKIDAGIIAKDARQAGISAKSLEDAGYDGAFTYEGPHDPFLPIVGAALETEKIHLMTSIAVAFARNPMTLANLGYDLNLLSKGRFILGLGSQIKPHITKRFSMPWSRPAARMKEMILAIQAIWDCWQNGSKLDFRGEFYSHTIMTPFFTPEAHSYGPPKIYVAAVGPLMTKSVAESADGLLVHPFHTLKFMEETTLPGVKEGLENANKNEEDFDFSISVMTATGIDEQSFNNSVNAVRNQIAFYGSTPAYKGVLESCGAGDLQERLNLLSKEGKWADMANLIDDELLNTIAVIAENPKEAAEKIKSRYSGKGDRLTPALYSDNPELAPEMLKALKHLI; from the coding sequence ATGAAAATAGATGCAGGGATTATTGCAAAAGATGCAAGGCAAGCTGGAATTTCAGCTAAAAGTCTAGAGGATGCTGGATATGATGGGGCTTTTACCTATGAGGGTCCTCATGACCCCTTTTTACCTATAGTAGGTGCAGCATTAGAAACAGAAAAGATACATCTTATGACATCCATTGCTGTTGCTTTTGCAAGAAACCCAATGACTTTAGCTAATTTGGGTTATGATTTAAATCTACTTTCCAAGGGAAGGTTTATCTTAGGTCTGGGTTCGCAAATAAAACCCCATATCACGAAAAGATTTTCAATGCCTTGGTCTAGACCAGCGGCGAGGATGAAAGAGATGATTTTAGCTATTCAAGCTATTTGGGACTGTTGGCAAAATGGTTCAAAATTAGATTTCAGGGGAGAATTTTATTCGCATACCATAATGACACCTTTCTTTACTCCTGAAGCTCATTCTTATGGTCCGCCTAAAATTTATGTAGCTGCAGTAGGTCCATTAATGACTAAGTCTGTAGCTGAGTCAGCTGACGGTCTTTTAGTGCATCCTTTTCACACTTTAAAGTTTATGGAGGAAACAACTTTACCTGGAGTTAAGGAAGGTTTGGAAAACGCAAATAAAAATGAAGAAGATTTTGATTTTTCTATTAGTGTTATGACAGCAACAGGCATTGATGAACAATCTTTTAATAATTCTGTAAATGCGGTTAGAAATCAAATAGCATTTTATGGATCAACACCGGCTTATAAAGGGGTTTTAGAGTCTTGTGGAGCAGGAGACTTGCAAGAAAGATTAAATCTTTTGTCTAAAGAAGGTAAATGGGCTGATATGGCAAATTTAATAGATGATGAATTATTAAATACTATAGCTGTTATAGCTGAAAACCCAAAAGAAGCAGCAGAAAAGATAAAAAGTCGTTACTCTGGAAAGGGTGATAGGTTAACTCCAGCTCTTTATTCAGATAATCCTGAATTAGCTCCGGAGATGCTCAAAGCTCTAAAGCATCTGATTTAA
- a CDS encoding quinone-dependent dihydroorotate dehydrogenase — protein MMLIKLTSFITKCLRYLPTELSHYLALESLKVSNKIGINLIKDSKRSNIECFGINFKNKLGLAGGLDKNGDYIQSLSSLGFSFLELGTVTPVHQAGNAKPRLFRDRSEEALINSMGFNNKGVDYLIKNISSSSRICPIAVSIGKNSKTPLDLALEDYMICFEKAYSVADFITINISSPNTMNLRDLGSKEYLPTLLKSLKDKQLNMAKIDHYKPLIVKLSPDINNVEIDSIVNTILDNGIDGIIATNTSIHHDHHHKPSGISGKPLFTLSTEILQKIRNMVGKDFPLIASGGVMTKHDYLEKLDSGADLVQIYSGLIYKGPELIQDILSVSN, from the coding sequence ATGATGCTAATAAAATTAACTTCTTTTATAACAAAATGTCTTAGATATTTACCTACAGAACTATCTCATTACTTAGCTCTTGAGTCTTTAAAGGTGTCCAATAAGATAGGGATTAATTTAATCAAGGATAGTAAAAGATCTAATATCGAATGCTTTGGAATAAATTTTAAAAATAAACTAGGACTTGCTGGAGGGCTCGATAAGAATGGGGACTATATTCAAAGCTTATCATCCTTGGGTTTTAGTTTCTTAGAACTAGGAACAGTAACTCCTGTGCACCAAGCAGGAAATGCAAAACCTAGATTATTTAGAGATAGATCTGAAGAGGCATTAATAAACAGCATGGGCTTTAACAATAAAGGAGTGGATTACTTGATAAAAAATATATCAAGCTCTTCAAGAATATGCCCAATTGCAGTTAGCATAGGAAAGAATTCAAAAACTCCTCTAGATCTGGCCTTAGAAGATTATATGATATGTTTTGAAAAGGCTTACTCTGTAGCTGATTTTATAACAATTAACATATCCTCACCAAACACCATGAATCTTAGAGATTTAGGATCAAAAGAGTATCTCCCTACACTCTTAAAATCCTTGAAAGATAAACAGTTAAATATGGCTAAGATTGATCACTACAAACCTCTAATAGTGAAATTATCTCCGGATATAAATAATGTAGAAATAGATTCAATCGTAAATACAATTTTAGATAATGGCATAGATGGGATAATAGCTACAAATACTTCGATTCATCATGATCATCATCACAAACCTAGTGGAATCAGTGGAAAACCATTATTTACATTATCTACAGAAATCCTACAAAAGATAAGGAATATGGTTGGAAAAGATTTTCCTTTGATAGCGTCAGGTGGAGTCATGACTAAACATGACTACCTAGAGAAATTAGACTCAGGAGCTGATTTAGTTCAAATCTATTCTGGATTAATTTATAAAGGCCCTGAACTTATTCAGGATATTCTTAGTGTCTCTAATTAA